CCGCCATTTGTGGAAAAATATGTTTGTGACAAATTAGGTATTCGAGCTCAGGAAATTTCGACTCAAGTCTTACCGCGTGATTTGCACGCCGAGTATTTTGCAGTACTGGCAAGCATTGCCACATCAATCGAGCGCATGGCGACTGAAATCCGTGGTCTGCAAAAATCCGAACAGCGTGAAGTAGAGGAATTCTTTGCCAAGGGGCAAAAAGGCAGCTCTGCTATGCCCCATAAACGCAATCCTATTGGCTCTGAAAACATGACTGGTCTTGCGCGTGTGATTCGCGGACACATGGTGACAGCCTATGAAAATGTGTCCCTCTGGCACGAACGCGATATTTCCCACTCATCAGCTGAGCGCATTATCGCGCCTGATACGACCATTCTCATTGACTACATGCTCAATCGCTTTGGTAATATCGTGAAAAACTTGACCGTTTTCCCAGAAAATATGAAGCGCAACATGGGCTCTACCTTTGGTCTCATTTTCAGCCAGCGTGCTATGCTGACCTTGATTGAAAAAGGCATGACCCGCGAGCAGGCTTACGACCTTGTTCAGCCTAAGACTGCGCAGTCTTGGGACAACCAAGTGGACTTCAAACCGTTGCTGGAAGCAGATCCAGAGATCACGTCTCGCTTGAGCCAAGAAGAAATCGACGAAATCTTTAATCCAGTCTACTACACCAAGCGTGTGGATGAAATCTTTGACCGGATTGGATTGGGAGACTAAATACAAAACAAGGCGGCCGATGGGCTGCCTTTTATGCTATAATCAAGCTATGGACAAGAAAACACTTATTCAAACTTTTTATGATCATGCAGACCAAGAGCGGGCGCATGCTATGGCAGCCTATATGCGTGACCAGTTTCCTTTTCTAGGTCTTTCCACTCCGCTTCGCCGTCAGTTGGAGAAGGACTTTGTTAAAGAATCTAAGGCGTCTAAGGCGGTTGATTGGGTTTTTGTGGAAGAGTTGTGGGAACTGCATGAGCGGGAATTTCAGTACGCTGCTTGTGATTATTTACGGGCTATGCAGATCTTTTTAACGGAAGCAGATCTGCCTCGTCTCAAACAGCTGGTTGTAACCAAGTCTTGGTGGGATACAACGGACAGTTTGGACAGAACCATTGGCAAGATCAACTTTCCCAGTAATATAGTTGATGCAACTATGTTAGAGTGGTCCTCTGATGATAACTTTTGGCTGCGGCGCGTGGCAATTGACCACCAGCTTTTACGAAAAGATAAGATGAAGACAAATCTTTTGGAGAAGATTCTCATTAACAATCTCAATCAAAGCGAATTTTTCATCAATAAAGCTATTGGCTGGATCTTGCGAGACTACTCTAAGACCAATCCAGATTGGGTTAGAACTTTTATTGAAAAGCATAAAAATCAGATGGCAAATTTATCGATTAAAGAAGCTAGCAAATATTTATGATAAGTCGCTTATCATATTTTATATCACACGAAAAACAACCGCTGGGCAAGTAGGATAAGCTGAAGTTTTGCTAGCCAGTCGTTTTTAAGAGCCTGTATTCATAAGTTATTTTATTGCGGCCTTGCAATCACTTTTAATAAGCTAACGCTTATTTATAACTAAAATGATTTCTGTAAGTATAGGTTCTAAGTATAAAGAATAAGAAAACAAAGATTAATCGTTTGCTGCAAGACTACGCTTATGTCTTATGCTTCCTTTTTGAAACTCACTGAATGTGTTCCCAAAAGATGTCAGAAAAAATATATAGAAGTCTAGTAAATTTACTATATTATAGAGTTATGATAAAATAGTAAAAGTTTAGACAGAGATTATAGGAAAAGGTTTTATGTTAAAAGATTTTGGGAAGAAAATTAAGAGCCTGAGGTTAGAAAAGGGGCTGACCAAAGAGGCTGTCTGCCTTGATGAATCGCAGTTGTCAACACGGCAGCTGACTAGAATTGAATCAGGACAGTCTATGCCAACTCTTAATAAAGCTATTTATATTGTAGGACGTTTAGGAGTAACGCTTGGCTATTTAACGGACGGAGAAAATGTCGAGTTACCCAGTCGTTATAAAGAACTAAAGTATTTATTATTACGAACGCCAACCTATGGTGACCAACAAAGATTAACTGAAAAAGAAACCTATTTTGACGAGATTTTTAGTCAGTTTTATGATGATTTGCCTGAAGAAGAACAATTGATTATTGATGGTTTACAATCGAAACTAGATATTCATTTTAGTGACAATATCGATTTTGGCGTTGGTATTTTAAATGACTATTTTGATCAGATTTTAAGAAAAACCAATTATCAGGTCAATGATTTGATTCTGATTGATCTCTATTTTTCCTGCTTAACTGTTAGTGGTTTGGATTCAGCTATTTTTGATTCAAGAAAATATAATCAATTATTGGAGACATTGCTTAAGCAGGTAGACTGCCTTCCATTGGAAGATCTTTTCGTTTTAAATAATGTTTTATTGAATAATTTTGGACTCCTTTTAGAATTGAAAAAATATGATTTTGTTAAGCAGCTTATTGCTGTTAGCAATAAAATCATGGCTAGAACTCATGATTTTCAAAAAAAGCCTATTGTTAATCTTCTGACATGGAAGCATCATTTATTTGTTGAAAAAGATTATGCGAAAGCTAAAAAGAGCTATGATGCTGCTATCTTATTTGCCCAGTTAACAGAAAACATTAATTTAAGAGAAAATTTGGAGAAAGAATGGCAAAAAGATTCTCAGAACGGGACATAAATGTCCTGTTCTTTTTTTGAAGGATCATTTATAATGAATGATATCAAAAAAGAAAGGAGAATAACAGGATGTTTTCAATTTTAACAAGTATTTTGATGGGTCTTGACTGGTGGAGCTTATAATAGACAGCCCTTATGTCAGATGATGATTTTGAGATAGTGTTAACTCTTGTATTTGCTAACACGACACAGTAATAAAAAGAGAAGCAAATTCAATAGACATATCACATTTGACTCAAGATAGAATCAACGAAGTCTTCGGCATCAGCTGCTGCATTAAACTTGTGGTATCTTGCTCAGATAGGAAGACTGGATGAACAAAAGTTAAATGAGTCTGGGACTAAAGTCACTAACTAAAACAGAGACTCACATCACAATCACACGTGAATCTCTGTTTTTCTTAGCTGAGAAATCTTTTTGTCTCAGACTCATTTGATTGAGTAAATCTATTAATGGCATGCTAAAAGGTGTGATTTCTAATAAATACACACCTTTTAGTATATCTTATTTTTAGAGAATTTAAATTAACTTATCAGTTCTTATCATTTGGAGGGGTTCCGTTTCCAGGAAAGGCTGGATGGTGGCCATTTGGAAGGAGCGGAACAGTATCTTTTGATACATGCCTGCCTGAAGGATGAGTGGTTGTGTCTTTTGTTGCTTTGATAACTGCTTTATGACCATCAGATGTTGTAACCGTGTAGGTTTTGCCTGCCTTGATGGTTTTATTTGAAAAGACAACATGGTCAAAGTCTACATCTGCCTTTGTTTTTGCAACGATATGTCCTTTTGAGTCAGTTATAGTAATGGTATCACCGGCTAATCCTGAAACAATCGCAGCAATATAAGCTTGTTTGGTTCCCTTTGAGAAGCCCTGAGCAAATCCCATATGGCCAATTGCCCAAGTTGTTCCTCCGGAAGCAAACCCTGTACCATCATAATCAATGGCTGAGCTGTAATCAGTGATTGATTGAATTTTGAGACTACCATCGGTAATATAGAGATTTCCATTTGAATCCACACCGTCATCTTTGCCAATACCGCTGATATTAGCACCAGAAATAACAATAGCAACCTCATTTTCGATATCTTTCTTGCTGTTTTTCAAATGCGATAGGTCAGCATCGTCTTTTGTTGTCCATTCAGTCGCGTTGATAGCATCATCACCAGCATTGATCGTTATTTGACCTTTTTTCAAATTCACATAGCGGCCTTCGATTCCTTCAGAGCCAGATGTAATTGTTATGAAAGTTGACCCTTTAACGGTTATCTCGTCGTTCGCTGTAATTCCTTTACTTGTAGAGGTGATTTTTACAATAGAATCTTTGATCTGGATATCACCTGAATTGACATCGGTATTATCTTCAGCTTGAATCCCATCATCTTCTGCCGAAATGGTAACATTTGACTTTTTAATGGAGACGTTTGATGTGGCATTAATCCCATCTTTAGCAGTAGAAGACAGCTCTAAGGTTACTTTATCAGCTTCTAAACTGTTTGCTTTGATAGCGTGACCAGCTGTACTTGTGACTTTCAAACCGCTTTTCTTTTTGCTTGAAATGTAGAGTGCTCCTCCTGTTTCGATTGTATTCTTCAAAGAAGACGAAATAGAGCTATCAGATAGGACTTTAATATCTAAATCTCTTGATGAATAAAGAGTGGAGTCAGTCAAATTCACTGCATCGAGTTTGAGTTTCACTGTATCAGTCACTTTATCTGCTACTGATATGCTGTAGCCGCTGGCAGACCCTGTAAGGGTATAAGTTCCTGCTGATGTAATGGTAATGTTTTTTCCATCAATGTTCACACCAGATGAAGTTGTTTTTACGCCTGTGTTGTCAAATTTAATATCTGCTTTTTCAGATTTGTCATCTTCTTTGTATTCGTTGACTTCTTCTTCCTCTTCATCATCATCATCTTTATCATATTTTGCTGATTTTAAAGCATTGACTGATTGAGACTTAACTTGAGCTTCATTACTTGTTGTTTCATCGGAAAGTTCATCATCACTTTGATCGGCTGACTCAGAAGCTGTTGCGTCATTGTTTGTCTCAGCTTCATTGCTTTCAGAAGCAGCCTCACTGCTTGCTGTGCTATTTTCTGATGAGACAGTCTCAGAAGTAACTTGGCTGTTGTCACTATCAGTGCTGTCAACTGTCTGAGAGTTTGCAGTGTCTGTGTCAGCTGCAGTTGAGGATGTGGTTGTGTTGTTTCCTGAAGCAGTAACGTTATCAGCAGAAGCAATTTGGCTGCCTCCAAGTAAAACAATAGCTCCTGCTAAGGCAATGCCTGTTACGAGACCTTTGGAGGATTTACGTTTGACATCATGTCCCTTAGCATTTGAGAAAACAGAGCGATTAAAAAGAAATTTTTTACTCATTATAGTTTCTAACCCTTCTAAAAAGTATGAATAGCAGTTTTCTTAAAAACTTATTCAACTTTAAAAATATAATAAAAAAGAATGATAACTTGATCATTCTTTTTTACCACCGTTCTATTATATCAAAATTCAGAAAATTCACAAGGGCGCTGTCAAAACCTGAATTCCGAACTTTTTTAACGGTTTCCTTAGATGATAGAAACGGCAGGATGGCGCGCCGCCGTTAGGGCTCTTTAGCTAGTGCTTATCTCATAACTAAACTATTTTTCTGCGAATGCAGATTCCTAGAAAGTTATATATTCCAATCAGTAAGTGGTAATCCACAAAATCTTTGAACCCCTTGTAGTTTTAGGCGTAAGAAAAGCTATTCTACCGAAAATAAGGTAAAATAGCTTATTTTTGTTATTTTCACTTTGAGAATCAGAAAATTTTTCTGATGTAGTTTGATTTGCTGCACTTTAATTATGATATAATCATAACTGTAAAGGGGGATTTTTATGGAATTTACTCTTGAATCTTTTGCTAATGATTCCTTTAAAGTATTAAAATCTTTGAAGGAACATCAAATTGAAGTAAAAGGTCACTGGTACGTTACTCTATCTCAGCAGGAGATAGCTGATATGAACCACATGTCTAAATTAAAAACCAATCGTATCATGCGAGAGTTACGAGAAGGAAATTTTGTGGTTCCTTACCAAAATAAACGTGGAAAATACAAGATTACTGAGCAAGGTCATAAAGTTCTACGACTTATGCTTAAAAATAACATTTGATAAGGAGAAAACGATGTTATACCTATTAGCGCAGCACAGGTACTACTGCCTTTTTTCAGTGTATTCAAAAATACTGAAAATGGAGGTGTTTTTGAATGCTTAAACATAAAACAGAAGATGAAGTTAGAGATTTAGCAAAAGAAATTCTAGGATTTAAA
This region of Streptococcus mutans genomic DNA includes:
- the purB gene encoding adenylosuccinate lyase; the encoded protein is MINRYSRPEMANIWSEENKYRAWLEVEILADEAWAELGEIPKEDVVKIREKADFDIDRILEIEQQTRHDVVAFTRAVSETLGEERKWVHFGLTSTDVVDTAYGYLYKQANVIIRKDLDNFLTIIADKAKEHKFTIMMGRTHGVHAEPTTFGLKLATWYSEMKRNIERFEHAAAGVEAGKISGAVGNFANIPPFVEKYVCDKLGIRAQEISTQVLPRDLHAEYFAVLASIATSIERMATEIRGLQKSEQREVEEFFAKGQKGSSAMPHKRNPIGSENMTGLARVIRGHMVTAYENVSLWHERDISHSSAERIIAPDTTILIDYMLNRFGNIVKNLTVFPENMKRNMGSTFGLIFSQRAMLTLIEKGMTREQAYDLVQPKTAQSWDNQVDFKPLLEADPEITSRLSQEEIDEIFNPVYYTKRVDEIFDRIGLGD
- a CDS encoding DNA alkylation repair protein, with amino-acid sequence MGCLLCYNQAMDKKTLIQTFYDHADQERAHAMAAYMRDQFPFLGLSTPLRRQLEKDFVKESKASKAVDWVFVEELWELHEREFQYAACDYLRAMQIFLTEADLPRLKQLVVTKSWWDTTDSLDRTIGKINFPSNIVDATMLEWSSDDNFWLRRVAIDHQLLRKDKMKTNLLEKILINNLNQSEFFINKAIGWILRDYSKTNPDWVRTFIEKHKNQMANLSIKEASKYL
- a CDS encoding helix-turn-helix domain-containing protein → MLKDFGKKIKSLRLEKGLTKEAVCLDESQLSTRQLTRIESGQSMPTLNKAIYIVGRLGVTLGYLTDGENVELPSRYKELKYLLLRTPTYGDQQRLTEKETYFDEIFSQFYDDLPEEEQLIIDGLQSKLDIHFSDNIDFGVGILNDYFDQILRKTNYQVNDLILIDLYFSCLTVSGLDSAIFDSRKYNQLLETLLKQVDCLPLEDLFVLNNVLLNNFGLLLELKKYDFVKQLIAVSNKIMARTHDFQKKPIVNLLTWKHHLFVEKDYAKAKKSYDAAILFAQLTENINLRENLEKEWQKDSQNGT
- a CDS encoding carbohydrate-binding domain-containing protein; amino-acid sequence: MSKKFLFNRSVFSNAKGHDVKRKSSKGLVTGIALAGAIVLLGGSQIASADNVTASGNNTTTSSTAADTDTANSQTVDSTDSDNSQVTSETVSSENSTASSEAASESNEAETNNDATASESADQSDDELSDETTSNEAQVKSQSVNALKSAKYDKDDDDEEEEEVNEYKEDDKSEKADIKFDNTGVKTTSSGVNIDGKNITITSAGTYTLTGSASGYSISVADKVTDTVKLKLDAVNLTDSTLYSSRDLDIKVLSDSSISSSLKNTIETGGALYISSKKKSGLKVTSTAGHAIKANSLEADKVTLELSSTAKDGINATSNVSIKKSNVTISAEDDGIQAEDNTDVNSGDIQIKDSIVKITSTSKGITANDEITVKGSTFITITSGSEGIEGRYVNLKKGQITINAGDDAINATEWTTKDDADLSHLKNSKKDIENEVAIVISGANISGIGKDDGVDSNGNLYITDGSLKIQSITDYSSAIDYDGTGFASGGTTWAIGHMGFAQGFSKGTKQAYIAAIVSGLAGDTITITDSKGHIVAKTKADVDFDHVVFSNKTIKAGKTYTVTTSDGHKAVIKATKDTTTHPSGRHVSKDTVPLLPNGHHPAFPGNGTPPNDKN